The genome window GGCCTTTGCCTGAATTTCAGTGGGTTGTTCGAATCCCAGCTGCTCCAGATTGGAGACCATGGCAGGAGAAAGACCAAACTCTTTAAAGGACGGCATACAAGAAAATCCCGGAATCAGCGGATGCTGGTTATGAAGGCATAAATGAGGGCGTATAATGTGCCGACAGGATACCAGAATTTGCCAATAATTAACGGAGTTACTAATGGCATCCCTACAGGATCAGCTACTGAAAGCCGGCCTTGCCGATGAAAAGAAAGCCAAGGCCGTTCGCAACGAGAAACGTAAACAGAGAAAACAGCAACCCAAAGGAGCCGAGCAGGTTAACGAAGCCGAGGTTCGTGCCCGCCAGGCCCGGGAAGAAAAAGCCGAGCGAGACCGCCAGCTGAACCGGCAACGCGAGCAGGAAGCAGAGAAAAAAGCCATTCGGGCGCAGATCCGCCAGCTGGTGGAAACCAACCGTCTGGACCGCAGCCGGGGCGAAACCTCGTATCAGTTCGTCCACGATAAGAAGATCAAGAAGATCTTTGTGGACGACACCATGGTGGATCAGTTGTCACGAGGCCGCCTCGCTATCGTTTTTGTGAATGATGCCTATGAGATTGTGGCAGAGGGTGTTGCCAGAAAGATCATGGAGCGGGATGAAAGTGCCGTTATCGTTCTTCACGACCGCACAAAAGACGACGCAGGTGACGATGATCCTTATGCCGGCTACGAGATCCCGGACGATCTGATGTGGTAGACCTCCGAACGCCTTCGGACCAGAAGATTCCTTTTCGATCAATCTGTCCGGTCAGCGGACATAGGTACTACTCATCACTCCCAATCTGATGACGCTGTACTAAACTCAAGTTATATCCATATAACGAAAGGGGATTAACCATGAGAATGAAAAAATCGCTGATCTCGATAGCAGGTGCCACCTTGCTTACGTCCCTGGCCAGCTTACCGGTAGCCGCCCAGTCCAACGAACAGGTTTTTGGCCGGGAACTGATGACCCAGCAGGAGTTGCAGGAACACCGCACAACCATGCGCAACCTGAACACCGATGCCGAGCGGGCCCAGTATCGCAAACTGCACCATGAACGCATGATGCAACGCGCCCATGAGCGTGGCGTTGAACTGAATAAAGGCATGGGGCAAGGCAAAGGCATGGGTGCCGGACAAGGCATGGGTTCCGGACAAGGCATGGGTTCCGGACAAGGCAAGGGGTCTGGTCAAGGCATGGGTAAAGGCTCAGGGGGTAACGGCAAAAACCAGGAGTATAAGATCGAAGGGTCGGGCAACCAGTAACCTGGATTCACTTTTCCAGGTCACAAAAAAAGCGGGGCTGAACATCAGCCCCGCTTTTTATTTGCGCCTTTTAATGGCAGATGGTTCAGGCGTTGCTGAGACGCTTGCGCGCCCACAGACCACCCAGAGCCATCAGAACCAGGCCAGGCAGAACCGGATCGAAGGGAGCACCCGGCTTGCCGGCGGTGCAGCCGAAGATGGTGCCGCCACCGGACGAAGGAGTCGCTTCGGGCTCAGTTGGTTCTTCAGGTTCAACCGGAGTGACCGGAATATCCGGAACCGACACCGCATCATTCAGAGCGGTCACACGCAGAGTGAAGGTGCAGTTTGTGTCGACACCATCACTTGTGCAGGTTGGCCAGTTCAAACTAAACGTGTCGGCCACATTGATCGTGGTGTTGATGTTGACGTTCGCCAGGTCCTCAATGGGGCCCTTAACATAACCAGCAACACGCTCCAGATTGGCATTGCCGTCAATCAGAGTGTTCATCTCGTCCAGCGTGACCCAGGACGAGTCCGATTCCAGCTGATAAAGGCCGTCCTCGCCTTCATTCGGGAACCAGGTAGCGTAAAGCGAACCACCGTCCTCGACGGTCACCGGCGTATTGGCCCATTGGCCGAAGTCAGCAATGGTTACAGCCTCGCCATCGATCAGAACCTTGAACATTCCGTCATACAGGTCAGCAGCGGCTATCTGACTAAGCGAAAGCGCATCGGTAACAACTCCTTCTGCATCACCCTCACCCAGGGTTTCCACGATCGGCAGAACATCTTTCACGTAATTTGTGATCGTAGTAGTATTGTCTTCTGCCGTAACAGGGTCAGCAAATGAGGAGCCGTTCGGATCCCAGTTGATGGCCGGGATCTGAAGGGGAGCGGTCTCCTTATCACCGTCATTATCATATTCAACGTTACCGTCCCACTCGGCCGTCGCGCCCTCGAAAACTTTTTCAAACGTCTGCCAATCCGGGGTGGCCTCCGTGCCGGCATTCCAGGCCAAAAGGATAGAGTCGTTTGCCGGGTTACCGTCGTGATCAATAAACCAACCGGTCGGTACCAGACTCTTGGTCGCCCAGTCGTCGAAAAGAACGTCCGAGGTTCCATCCACCAGCGCTACCGGAGCGGTGCCGGTGGTCTCCGTTTCATCCTCATTAACCAGCGTTTCGTTGGATTCTGAAAACCCTCTGACACTCGTACTAAAAAATGGCAGGCCTTCCGCCTTACTACCACCAAACAGGCCGCCCGGGAATTTGCCCAGATTGCCTATGGTCAGTTTATTGCTCTCGTCAATAAAACCGAACGACAGGCCATCATTCGCCGGAGACGGGGTGAACGAGCTACCGACACCAAAGCCGGTCTCAAACCGGAAGCCGTTCAGATCACCGCCAGCAGTATTGGCACCATCCGTCAGGTTCGACAGCTTACCAATAACCCGGTACAGCTTCGGCTCAGCCCCGGGAGACACATTGAATACAAGATCAGTCGGGCCATTGGCTTGGGTTGATTTCAGCTTGAAGCGTTTTCCGGAATCGGGCGGGGCTGTGCAGTTTTTAAAGTCCGGATCCACCAGCTGTCGATCCGGCTGGGCCATAATGCACCCGGCAAAATCATACGTATTCTTTGCCGTAAACGGCTCGTTATAGACCTTGATCCCCAAACCTACATTACCAAAGTCATTGACCGGATCAATCCAGCCAAAACTCCCGGTTCCCTCGGTATCGGTATAAACCACCGTTTTCCCGTCAACCGGCGGAACCGCCAGGTTGTCTTCATTGACACTATCAATCGTCGCTGCCGAAGCTGCCTGCGACAGCCCCAACATAGAAAACATTATCGCGCTCGCAAGCGGCTTTCTTGAAAATTCCATTGCACTTCTCATTGAGCTTCCTCTTCCTCAGATTCGCTACGGTTTCCTTTGTAGACAGGCTACATTAAAGATGACTATATTCAAATTCCCCGTTTGCATAAGCCGCCATAAATTAATCCATGTCAACTTTAGAGCCTGAGGTAACGGGTGATTCTTGTCCGGGATGCTAGGCTTAAAGAGGTGGCATTATTCAGTTACTTAGCGATGAGGCCTGAATACGAAAACATGGATAGTGAGACATGGCCTCTCTGGAGAGCGCCTCACTCAGCTACGCTCTCTGCGACAAAATGCCGCAGCTTCGCCGTGTGACCTTAAGTTGAATGGAAAGGAGTCAAATGGACGCGCAAAGCGCACAGCCTGGTGAAATCGTTGCCATACGGGGCAACGTGGTTGACGTGCGCTTTACCCCACCCCTTCCGCCCCGCAACCGCGAGCTGCGTACGGGCCACGCAAACCAGGTCATCCTGGAGATCCAGACACACCTGGACACCACCACGGCCCGCTGCATTGCCCTGAACTCCACCCGGCGCCTGGCCAGAGGTATGCCCGTTCAGCAAACCGGCAGCGGTTTACAGGTCCCGGTCGGGGAGTCCCTGCTCGGGCGCATGATCAATGTTTTTGGCACGCCGGTCGATGGTGGCGCCCCGATCGAAACCCGGGAACACTGGCCCATCCACCGCCCTATCCTGCCGCTTTCCGACCGAACCACCAGCACTGAAATCTTCGAAACCGGCATCAAGGCAATAGATCTTCTTGCCCCGATGGAACGAGGTGGCAAATCCGGCATGTTTGGTGGCGCCGGTGTTGGCAAGACCGTGTTGATCAATGAACTGATCAACAACATGGCGGAACAGTACGAAGGCATCAGTCTTTTCTGCGGAATCGGCGAACGTATGCGTGAAGCAGAAGAAATGTATAGCGCCATGCAGGAATCCGGGGTTATCGACAAGGCGATCCTGGTGTATGGCCAGATGAACGAACCGCCCGGGGCGCGCTTCCGGGTGGGCCATTCCGCCTTGACGGTCGCCGAATACTTCCGTGACGTGGTTAAACGGGATGTGCTGCTTCTTATCGACAACGTGTTCCGTTTTGTCCAGTCCGGCATGGAAGTGTCCGGTCTGATGGGGAGGATTCCCTCGCGAGTGGGCTATCAACCCACACTCGCGACCGAGCTGGCGGAACTGGAAGAACGAATCTGCAGTTCCCGCAACGGCAGCATCACTTCGGTACAGGCCGTCTATGTTCCCGCCGACGACCTGACCGACCCCTCGGCAACCCATATCTTCTCGCACCTTACCGCCTCCATCGTGCTGTCCCGGAAGCGCGCGAGCCAGGGGCTCTACCCGGCGGTGGACCCGCTGCAGACCGACTCAAAGATGCTGACACCGGCCATCGTGGGCAGTCGTCATTACGAGGTGGCACAGGCCGTACGCAGCACGCTTGCGGAGTACGATGAGCTCAAGGACATCATCTCCATGCTGGGCATGGAAGAGTTGTCCAGTGAGGATCGCGCCACCGTGAGCAAGGCCCGGCGGCTGGAACGGTTTTTAACCCAACCGTTTTTTACCACAGGCCAGTTCACCGGCCATGGTGGCAAACTGGTCCCACTCAAGAAGACGATTGAGGGTTGTGAGCGCATCCTTGCCGGCGAGTTTGAAAAGATCAGTGAGAAAGCGCTGTACATGATTGGCGCCATTGATCAGGTGGATATGACGGAGATCAGTGATGAGCCCTAACGATGCCGCCCGCGCGGGCTCCATGAACCTGAAGGTGCTGCTCCCGACAGAAATCCTTGTGGACAAACCGGTCAGCAAGATTATCGCCGAGGCGGAAAACGGTGAATTCTGCCTCCTGCCCCGACACATTGATTTCGTTGCTGCACTGGTTCCGGGCGTGTTGAGCTTTTACAACGATGATGGCAGCGAGAGCTTCGCTGCGATTGATCGCGGCGTACTGGTGAAGTGCGGGCAGGATGTAACCGTCTCCACATACAAGGGTGTAACCGGAACCAATATGTCCGAGCTACAGACGATGATCGAGGAACGCTTCCTTGCCCTGGACGAGCACGAGCGCAAGGCTCGCACAGCGCTTGCCCGGCTTGAGGCCGGTACGCTCCGGGGCTTCCTTGATCTCAAGGAGAAATTCCATGGCTGAACATCCTCATCGTCCCGGGCCTGACGGCCAACCGCCAGACCTTGGCAAGCAAGTAGGCCACCGCGCGAGGCGCAAACAGAAGGCACGGGAAAAAGGCAGGCACGCAGCCTGGTTCGGCCTTGGCATGTTTGGCCTGGTGGGCTGGTCTGTGGCCATTCCGACACTGATCGGCATAGCCGTTGGACTCTGGATGGATGATCGCTGGCCGGGCAAGGTGTCCTGGACCCTCACCCTGCTGATCATTGGCATAGCACTGGGCTGCTTCAACGCCTGGTACTGGATCAAACAGGAGAGCGAGCGTGACTGATGGAACAACCCTCCCTGCCTCCCTGTTTGCGTATGGGGTTTCTTTCGGGCTCGGAGTGGCTCTTGGGCTGGCTTTTCTGTGGGGTCTCTGGCTTACGGTTCGCCGTTTAGAAGTGACCCGTCACCCCGGTTTTCTGATGATGGGTAGCCTGTTTCTGCGCCTGGGCATCACTCTGACGGGCTTTTATTTTATATCCCAATATGGTGACTGGCAGCATCTGCTGGCAGCCGTTGTCGGATTCACCCTGCCCAGGCTACTGATCGCACACCGTATTCGGGCGCCCGGAATCAGCGGGGAGCCACGCCCATGACCATCTCGCCTGATAGCGTCGTCTATTTCCAGTGGGGTATTTTTTCCCTGAATGCCACACTCGTATTTACCTGGCTGGTTATGGCTATACTGACACTAACCTCCTGGCTGGTTACCCGCCGCATCTCGGATAACCCTGACATCTCCCGGTGGCAGAACCTGCTGGAGGTACTGGTTACCGGCATTCGTGATCAGATCGCACAGGTAAGCCACCAGCAACCGGGCAATTACCTGCCCTTTGTTGGCACCCTGTTCCTGTTCATTGCCATGGCCAACCTTCTGAATGTGGTTCCGGGCTATCTCGCACCCACGGGATCACTCTCTACCACCACGGCGCTTGCTATCTGTGTGTTCATCGCGGTTCCGGTGTTCGGGATTGCCAGCAAGGGTGCCGGCAGCTACTTGGGGCGTTACCTTCAGCCCACCTGGTTTATGCTTCCGTTCAACATTATCGGTGAGATCTCGCGCACCGTGGCACTTGCGGTGCGACTATACGGAAACATCATGAGTGGCACGGTGATCGTTGGCATTCTTCTGAGCCTGACGCCCTATTTCTTCCCGGTTGTCATGCAACTTCTTGGTTTGCTCACCGGCATGATCCAGGCCTACATTTTTGCTGTACTTGCCATGGTTTACATTGCCTCGGCTACCTCAGTCTATGAAAAGACTGAGGACCCGGATCAACCGGATACACCTTCTTCTGACCAGTAAAGGAGCCCCCTATGGACAGCGTTTCAATCATTGGCATGATTTCCGTCATCACAGCAGGCCTGACCATTGCCATCGGTTCAATAGGGCCGGCCCTGGCTGAGGGGCGCGCCGTTGCCCAGGCACTGAGCGCTATCGCCCAGCAACCGGATGAGTCCGCCACCATCACCCGTACCCTGTTTGTGGGTCTGGCAATGATCGAATCCACGGCCATTTACTGCTTCGTGGTTACCATGATTCTGATATTTGCCAATCCTTTCTGGGACCATGCCACCGCTGCTGCCGGAGGCTGACCCATGGATATAGACTGGATCACCGTATCTGCCCAGGCTATCAACTTCCTTATCCTGGTCTGGCTACTGAAACGCTTTCTTTACCAGCCGGTTATCAAGGCAATGGACAAGCGTGAGCACAAAATACGTAGCAGGATGGAAGATGCCGACGCCCGTGAAGAGGTTGCCCGGGAGGAGGCGCAAAAGTATAAGGCGCAAGCCGACGCATTGAAGCAACAGCAGGACGACATTCTGGAGAAGACCCGGGAGGAAGCCAGGCAGGAGCGGAGTCATATGCTTGATGTCGCGCGGGAAGAAACCGCCCGGGTCCGGGCCAGCTGGATGCGGGAAGTCAACGAGGAGAAGGCGGAGTTTATCGGCAGCCTGAGACGCCAAACCCTGGAGGCCATTGAGTCCATTGCCGGAAAAGCACTTCAGGATCTGGCAGATTCGGATCTGGAAGCCCGTATGGTCCATACCTTTATTCAAAAACTGCCGACTCTCGACCAGGAAGCGCGGGAATCCTTGAGAAGCGCTTCGGAGCCGGCCTGTATTTCCAGCCATTCTGAACTTGATCCGGCTCTGCAGAAGCAGTTAACAGGAGCTGTGCACGACCAGATAGGCGGCGAAATTGCAGTTACCTACACCACAAACCCCGAACTCGGGTGCGGCATCGAACTGATGTGCAATGGCGAGCGAGTCAGCTGGAACCTGTCGGACTACCTTGAGGAGCTGACGACCCGCATGGAAAAAGCGTTCAAACCTGTCATCACCGAACAGCAAGAGGCCTGATGCCGTGTTGCAGCAACTCCTTGACGACACCATGGCCACACTCCACAAGGTGGTTGAGGACACCGAGCCGACACTACGCAGCCACGAAACGGGCACGGTTATACAGGTTGGCGGCGGCATTGCCCGAGTTCGGGGGCTGGCGAGCGTCACCTCCGAGGAGCTTGTGCAGTTTCCCGATGGCATACTCGGAGTGGCTATCAATCTGGAACCGGACGAAGTGGGTATCATGCTCCTGGGTGACAGCGAGAAGCTGGGCGCAGGCATCCGTGTTATCGCCACTGGCCGAGAGGCAGATACGCCCGTGGGCGAGGGCCTTCTCGGGCGGGTGATTGATGCTACCGGCAAGGTCCTGGACGGGGGCAAACCGCTGGAGTTTCATGAACGTCGGCCAATTGAGCGCCCTGCTCCGGAAATTATTGAACGGTCCCCGGTGACCGTGCCCATGGAGACCGGTATTAAGGCGATTGATGCACTGATCCCGATCGGTCGCGGGCAAAGGGAGCTGATTCTTGGTGACCGCCAGACTGGCAAGACATCCCTGGCAATCGATACCATCATCAACCAGCGCGATAAAGGCGTTAAGTGCATCTATTGCGCGGTGGGCCAGCGTGCCACAGCCGTTGCCAAGGCGGTGGAAACCTTGCGCAAACACGATGCCCTGGATCATACCGTGGTGGTTGTCGCCCCTGACGATGATCCTCCCGGCCTGCGATACATTACACCTTACGCGGCCACTACCATGGCCGAGTATTTTATGGAAAAGGGCTTTGATGCGCTGATTGTTTATGATGATCTCACCCGTCATGCCCGTGCCTATCGCGAACTCTCACTGCTGCTGCGAAGGCCTCCCGGGCGCGAGGC of Marinobacter sediminum contains these proteins:
- a CDS encoding DUF2058 domain-containing protein, which produces MASLQDQLLKAGLADEKKAKAVRNEKRKQRKQQPKGAEQVNEAEVRARQAREEKAERDRQLNRQREQEAEKKAIRAQIRQLVETNRLDRSRGETSYQFVHDKKIKKIFVDDTMVDQLSRGRLAIVFVNDAYEIVAEGVARKIMERDESAVIVLHDRTKDDAGDDDPYAGYEIPDDLMW
- a CDS encoding choice-of-anchor F family protein, whose translation is MEFSRKPLASAIMFSMLGLSQAASAATIDSVNEDNLAVPPVDGKTVVYTDTEGTGSFGWIDPVNDFGNVGLGIKVYNEPFTAKNTYDFAGCIMAQPDRQLVDPDFKNCTAPPDSGKRFKLKSTQANGPTDLVFNVSPGAEPKLYRVIGKLSNLTDGANTAGGDLNGFRFETGFGVGSSFTPSPANDGLSFGFIDESNKLTIGNLGKFPGGLFGGSKAEGLPFFSTSVRGFSESNETLVNEDETETTGTAPVALVDGTSDVLFDDWATKSLVPTGWFIDHDGNPANDSILLAWNAGTEATPDWQTFEKVFEGATAEWDGNVEYDNDGDKETAPLQIPAINWDPNGSSFADPVTAEDNTTTITNYVKDVLPIVETLGEGDAEGVVTDALSLSQIAAADLYDGMFKVLIDGEAVTIADFGQWANTPVTVEDGGSLYATWFPNEGEDGLYQLESDSSWVTLDEMNTLIDGNANLERVAGYVKGPIEDLANVNINTTINVADTFSLNWPTCTSDGVDTNCTFTLRVTALNDAVSVPDIPVTPVEPEEPTEPEATPSSGGGTIFGCTAGKPGAPFDPVLPGLVLMALGGLWARKRLSNA
- the atpD gene encoding F0F1 ATP synthase subunit beta, which gives rise to MDAQSAQPGEIVAIRGNVVDVRFTPPLPPRNRELRTGHANQVILEIQTHLDTTTARCIALNSTRRLARGMPVQQTGSGLQVPVGESLLGRMINVFGTPVDGGAPIETREHWPIHRPILPLSDRTTSTEIFETGIKAIDLLAPMERGGKSGMFGGAGVGKTVLINELINNMAEQYEGISLFCGIGERMREAEEMYSAMQESGVIDKAILVYGQMNEPPGARFRVGHSALTVAEYFRDVVKRDVLLLIDNVFRFVQSGMEVSGLMGRIPSRVGYQPTLATELAELEERICSSRNGSITSVQAVYVPADDLTDPSATHIFSHLTASIVLSRKRASQGLYPAVDPLQTDSKMLTPAIVGSRHYEVAQAVRSTLAEYDELKDIISMLGMEELSSEDRATVSKARRLERFLTQPFFTTGQFTGHGGKLVPLKKTIEGCERILAGEFEKISEKALYMIGAIDQVDMTEISDEP
- a CDS encoding F0F1 ATP synthase subunit epsilon produces the protein MSPNDAARAGSMNLKVLLPTEILVDKPVSKIIAEAENGEFCLLPRHIDFVAALVPGVLSFYNDDGSESFAAIDRGVLVKCGQDVTVSTYKGVTGTNMSELQTMIEERFLALDEHERKARTALARLEAGTLRGFLDLKEKFHG
- a CDS encoding AtpZ/AtpI family protein — translated: MAEHPHRPGPDGQPPDLGKQVGHRARRKQKAREKGRHAAWFGLGMFGLVGWSVAIPTLIGIAVGLWMDDRWPGKVSWTLTLLIIGIALGCFNAWYWIKQESERD
- a CDS encoding ATP synthase subunit I produces the protein MTDGTTLPASLFAYGVSFGLGVALGLAFLWGLWLTVRRLEVTRHPGFLMMGSLFLRLGITLTGFYFISQYGDWQHLLAAVVGFTLPRLLIAHRIRAPGISGEPRP
- a CDS encoding F0F1 ATP synthase subunit A translates to MTISPDSVVYFQWGIFSLNATLVFTWLVMAILTLTSWLVTRRISDNPDISRWQNLLEVLVTGIRDQIAQVSHQQPGNYLPFVGTLFLFIAMANLLNVVPGYLAPTGSLSTTTALAICVFIAVPVFGIASKGAGSYLGRYLQPTWFMLPFNIIGEISRTVALAVRLYGNIMSGTVIVGILLSLTPYFFPVVMQLLGLLTGMIQAYIFAVLAMVYIASATSVYEKTEDPDQPDTPSSDQ
- a CDS encoding F0F1 ATP synthase subunit C, whose translation is MDSVSIIGMISVITAGLTIAIGSIGPALAEGRAVAQALSAIAQQPDESATITRTLFVGLAMIESTAIYCFVVTMILIFANPFWDHATAAAGG
- a CDS encoding F0F1 ATP synthase subunit B family protein, which gives rise to MDIDWITVSAQAINFLILVWLLKRFLYQPVIKAMDKREHKIRSRMEDADAREEVAREEAQKYKAQADALKQQQDDILEKTREEARQERSHMLDVAREETARVRASWMREVNEEKAEFIGSLRRQTLEAIESIAGKALQDLADSDLEARMVHTFIQKLPTLDQEARESLRSASEPACISSHSELDPALQKQLTGAVHDQIGGEIAVTYTTNPELGCGIELMCNGERVSWNLSDYLEELTTRMEKAFKPVITEQQEA
- a CDS encoding alternate F1F0 ATPase, F1 subunit alpha, whose protein sequence is MLQQLLDDTMATLHKVVEDTEPTLRSHETGTVIQVGGGIARVRGLASVTSEELVQFPDGILGVAINLEPDEVGIMLLGDSEKLGAGIRVIATGREADTPVGEGLLGRVIDATGKVLDGGKPLEFHERRPIERPAPEIIERSPVTVPMETGIKAIDALIPIGRGQRELILGDRQTGKTSLAIDTIINQRDKGVKCIYCAVGQRATAVAKAVETLRKHDALDHTVVVVAPDDDPPGLRYITPYAATTMAEYFMEKGFDALIVYDDLTRHARAYRELSLLLRRPPGREAYPGDIFYIHSRLLERSTHLRKEFGGGSLTALPVIETQAQDISAYIPTNLISITDGQIYLSPTLFQKGLLPAIHVGKSVSRVGGKTQHPALRSVASDLRLSYSQFEELETFARFSTRLDKDTRATIERGRRVREVLKQNERHPLRASEQVAVLKAVNAGLLDALPLEQIPEAEQRIQKHLLHALPELCARMESGETLDDAQWQQVLSELRSALTDDDPAIRG